In Gracilinanus agilis isolate LMUSP501 unplaced genomic scaffold, AgileGrace unplaced_scaffold60977, whole genome shotgun sequence, the sequence CTGCCGCCCCTCTTCGGCAGGGGCCCAAGAGATCTCGGTGCCACGGAGAGGGGAGTCTCCCGGCCAGCGAGGCCGGCGGCCTCCCCATTTGCTGCTCCCTCCCGAGGACACCGGCTCCATCTGGCTCAGGCTGGACGCTCACCTGGCGGCAGGGGTGTCCAGGACCGTGTTTGTGGTGCCTGCGATGCCCAGGATGGTGCCCTGGAGGAGGCTGGCAGCCAGGCGGTGCGGGCACGCAGTAGGGTCCTCCCGGGGTCATTCCTGGAGCACGGGGGGGCGGGTGGCCATGGGGGGGGCGGCTATGGGGCGGGTGCCCGCCGTGCCCAGGGGCACCGCCAGCATTAACATTTGGCGGGTAAGGCCCAGAGCCAGGACAGCCTGCCGGGGGGTTCGGTGGCACGGCTGGCCCCGCGGAGGGATGGGGAGGGCAGATCTGGATATACGGCGGCGGCATCCCTGTTTGGAGAAAAAGAACACGGCTGAGACGATTCCCCGCCGCCCCTCCTCCCCAAGAGCCGTGTCCTCGGCGCCCTCGTTGGGAGGCTGGGACGGGGCTGCCCAGATACGGCTTTGGGCACGTGCCGAGGGGGCCGCGCCGAGCCGAGCTCGCCCTCCGAGGATGTCCGGCCCTGCCGCGGTGCCACAGCTGGACTTGGAGAGCCATTTCCGAGCTCCCGGGGAGCGTCCGGCTTCCTCGAACAGAGGGAAAGCCGGAGGCCAGGCCCGCCTCCTCTTTGGGCCTCCGGCCCCCGCACGGGCCTGCAGAAGGGGCGTCTGGTGGGCGTCTGCCGGTCCCCTGGTTGTCCGCGGCCCGCAGGCCCTGCTACGGCAACCTGGGCAAAGCTCCAGGCCCGGCCTCCGCGGCACGGCCAGCCCCGGCCAACCTCCCCTCCCAGCCGGAACCGGCTGGCCGGGCCTTCGGGGAGGGAGACGCGCTGGCAGCCTGGAGGAGGCGAGCTCGGCCTCCCTTCTCCGAGCTCCTGAGCGCGGGCCGAAAGGGCCGGTCATGGCCGCAGCCACGCCGAGGCCACCCGAGGATTCCTGCGCAGCAGGGCGACGCCGGAGGCCCGTCTTAGCGGGTGCCGGACCTTCTCTTGTGCTCTCGCGTGGGATGGGCCCGAGGGCCCGGATCAGAACCAGAGCCCGAGTTCTACGGCCAGACCCAGCGACAGAGGCTCGCGGAGGGGAGGCCCCCCCCCCGGCCCGCCGGCCCCCCTGCCTCAGGCTTGGGCCGGCCCTTTGTGGGTGCCGGAGGGTCCGAGGAAGAGGCAGCCCAGGGCCAGGCTCTCGCTGAGGCAGGCAAAGCGGCGCTGCGCGGAGGCGGGCTGGCCGAGAGG encodes:
- the LOC123256565 gene encoding histidine-rich glycoprotein-like; its protein translation is MKGRRSPKEAKFKDRELVGMGGMPPPYIQICPPHPSAGPAVPPNPPAGCPGSGPYPPNVNAGGAPGHGGHPPHSRPPHGHPPPRAPGMTPGGPYCVPAPPGCQPPPGHHPGHRRHHKHGPGHPCRQGRRGSCSSGSDSA